A single region of the Desulfomonile tiedjei genome encodes:
- the hflX gene encoding GTPase HflX, translating into MQTPGRGSRLSAVTGSIRSLKPSQRTRIERLALRRVPANRVVTQEISRQLTELASEIGRQIGILVDRKGNVRKVIVGDARSIFIPKLDGWRVGAGRLRGLRLIHVHLRDEPLSREDLTDLALLRLDLIASIGVDSQGLPTAVRIAHLLPENPKGDVWQLLEPIQASRLDLDFTAFIKSLEDEISRSVKARSVKGDKERVYLVGRTTGSEWDIEESLKELTELAASSGVEVVGSMIQRRESVDPHFVVGKGKLKEIVIDALHKGADLLVFDAELSPAQVKHIADFTELRVIDRAQLILDIFAQRARSMEGKIQVELAQLKYALPRLAQKDDALSRLTGGIGARGPGETRLEVDRRRIRSRIDFLEKQKEQLGKNRALRRELRNRRQVPVISIVGYTNAGKSTLLNNLTKSDIFVEDKLFATLDPTSRRLRFPRETEVIITDTVGFIQDLPEALVAAFSATLDELADADLLLHVIDCSNPSFETQMNAVEKLIERLHLIDIPMIRVFNKKDMVDSETVEHICARYDGIGISAINSKTFPPLVNRMEDEILRNLSAERDLNYESQLQPRQGVS; encoded by the coding sequence ATTCAAACGCCCGGACGGGGGTCACGATTGAGCGCGGTTACCGGTTCCATTCGTAGTTTGAAGCCGTCCCAGCGGACCCGAATAGAAAGGCTGGCCCTAAGAAGGGTCCCGGCAAACCGGGTTGTAACACAGGAGATTTCGCGGCAATTGACGGAACTGGCCTCAGAAATCGGCCGTCAGATAGGTATCCTGGTCGATCGAAAAGGCAACGTTCGCAAAGTCATTGTCGGCGATGCGCGCTCCATTTTTATACCCAAACTCGATGGTTGGCGTGTAGGCGCGGGCCGGCTAAGGGGCCTGCGCCTTATTCACGTACACCTAAGAGATGAACCTCTAAGCCGGGAAGACTTGACCGACCTGGCCCTTCTGCGACTGGATTTGATCGCATCCATAGGCGTAGACAGCCAGGGATTGCCCACAGCGGTGCGCATAGCTCACCTTTTGCCCGAAAATCCCAAAGGTGACGTCTGGCAATTGCTGGAACCGATCCAGGCGTCACGTCTGGACCTGGACTTCACTGCGTTCATCAAATCCCTGGAAGACGAGATCTCGCGTTCGGTAAAAGCCCGTTCCGTCAAGGGCGACAAGGAACGTGTGTACCTTGTGGGCCGAACCACAGGCAGCGAGTGGGACATTGAAGAGTCCTTGAAGGAACTGACTGAACTGGCCGCCTCCAGTGGAGTTGAAGTAGTGGGATCCATGATTCAGCGCAGAGAATCGGTTGATCCGCATTTCGTAGTCGGCAAGGGAAAACTGAAGGAGATAGTAATTGATGCGCTTCACAAGGGCGCGGATCTGCTCGTGTTCGATGCCGAACTTAGTCCGGCTCAGGTAAAGCACATTGCCGATTTTACCGAACTAAGAGTAATCGACCGAGCGCAACTTATTCTGGACATTTTTGCTCAGAGAGCCAGGTCCATGGAGGGCAAGATACAGGTAGAACTGGCCCAGTTGAAATACGCTCTGCCGAGGCTGGCGCAAAAGGACGACGCTCTGTCAAGGTTGACCGGTGGTATCGGGGCCAGGGGACCTGGTGAAACCCGGCTGGAAGTAGACCGCCGACGAATTCGCAGTAGAATCGACTTCCTGGAAAAACAGAAGGAACAGCTCGGCAAGAATCGAGCTTTGCGTCGTGAACTGCGCAACAGAAGACAAGTGCCGGTTATTTCTATAGTGGGGTACACAAACGCCGGAAAATCAACACTCTTGAACAACCTCACCAAGTCGGATATATTTGTTGAAGACAAGCTGTTCGCGACTCTCGACCCTACAAGCCGCAGGCTTAGGTTTCCGAGAGAAACGGAGGTGATCATTACCGACACGGTCGGGTTCATTCAGGATCTTCCGGAGGCCCTTGTAGCTGCCTTTTCGGCCACGTTGGATGAGTTGGCGGACGCTGATCTCCTCTTGCACGTGATCGACTGCTCCAATCCGTCGTTCGAGACCCAAATGAACGCTGTGGAAAAGCTGATTGAAAGGCTTCACCTCATTGATATACCCATGATAAGGGTGTTCAATAAGAAGGACATGGTCGATTCCGAGACTGTCGAGCATATTTGCGCCCGATACGATGGGATAGGTATTTCGGCTATAAATTCCAAAACGTTCCCACCGCTTGTAAACAGGATGGAAGATGAAATCCTCCGGAACCTGTCAGCGGAAAGGGACTTGAACTACGAATCCCAACTGCAACCGCGCCAGGGAGTCTCCTAG
- a CDS encoding HU family DNA-binding protein encodes MTKAELVNRMAEQAGITKKSASAALNALVGAIHDSLKKKDGKIRIADLGTFKVIKKKARTGVNPQTRQKIKIPAGKAPRFSASRALKEVAKKAK; translated from the coding sequence ATGACCAAAGCTGAACTCGTCAATCGTATGGCAGAACAAGCTGGGATCACGAAGAAGTCTGCTTCCGCGGCTCTTAATGCCCTTGTGGGAGCGATCCACGATTCCCTCAAGAAAAAAGACGGGAAGATCCGCATCGCTGATTTAGGGACCTTCAAGGTAATCAAGAAAAAGGCCCGTACAGGCGTCAATCCTCAGACACGCCAAAAAATCAAGATCCCGGCCGGCAAGGCTCCTCGGTTTTCCGCATCCAGGGCACTCAAGGAAGTTGCAAAGAAAGCGAAATAA
- a CDS encoding type II/IV secretion system protein, giving the protein MEIYNDAIQIGEILYSSGLLDDNALLKLQGADNYIKDRLAQEHAKQVKGSVPHAHQTTAAEIIAGMKLSGPHGVVDEAAITQAIAKHLGHSFMRLDALELDPDFVTRLLPQKFADRFLLIPIQEINGKLRVAMYDPSQREVLEDVSRVTGKDIEIVIAPKSDIMKIILEFHGFKGSIKAAAEKHVKYFKELADLERLADIKSLEEISHTDKNIRTAVDAMFRRAISQRASDIHIEPKRNKSLLRMRIDGMLHDIDWIPGPLHQAFTSCIKGMASIDIAEKRRPQDGRIKLNTRSKEVEVRVSTVPTAFGEKTVCRIQDPDLLFMDLEALGFTPYDLAIFQGLLTRPFGIVLVTGPTGSGKTTTLYSGLQVLATADRNITTIEDPVEMVFEQFNQISVNPAISMLHNPEERMTFGPILRHVMRQDPDIIMIGEIRDEETASLAVQAALTGHLVFSTLHTNDALTAIGRMLDLKIPAYLLSTTVIGLLAQRLIRRICPFCVTEHSVTLKDLNKRGFNFEGPEKIVLKRGRGCHQCRDTGYFKRESIYEIVAVDDDISKLVVEKPDMIALKEMAKKKKFSTLWENAIRKMLNGVTTVEEVLRVTTPDPQFNEPIHLRRTIAHLSEGESAEIG; this is encoded by the coding sequence GTGGAAATATATAACGACGCCATTCAGATAGGAGAGATTCTCTACTCCAGCGGACTCCTTGACGATAATGCGCTTTTGAAGCTTCAGGGAGCGGACAACTACATCAAGGACCGTCTCGCGCAGGAACACGCCAAACAGGTCAAGGGCTCGGTGCCCCATGCGCACCAGACCACCGCGGCTGAAATAATAGCCGGTATGAAGCTTTCAGGACCACATGGCGTAGTGGATGAGGCCGCTATCACCCAGGCCATCGCCAAGCACCTTGGACACTCCTTTATGAGGCTCGACGCCCTCGAATTGGACCCCGATTTTGTCACTCGCCTCTTGCCACAGAAGTTTGCCGACCGTTTCCTTTTGATTCCGATCCAGGAGATCAACGGAAAATTGAGGGTCGCTATGTACGATCCTTCCCAGCGCGAGGTCCTCGAAGACGTTTCCCGGGTAACGGGCAAGGACATCGAGATAGTCATAGCGCCCAAATCCGATATCATGAAGATCATCCTGGAGTTTCATGGATTCAAAGGCTCCATCAAGGCCGCGGCGGAAAAGCATGTCAAGTATTTCAAAGAACTGGCCGATCTGGAGAGGCTGGCCGATATCAAGAGCCTGGAGGAAATCTCCCATACAGACAAGAACATTCGCACCGCGGTCGATGCCATGTTCCGCAGAGCTATTTCCCAGAGAGCCAGCGACATTCATATCGAGCCCAAACGCAACAAGAGCCTACTGAGGATGCGCATTGACGGCATGCTTCACGACATCGACTGGATTCCGGGCCCGCTTCATCAGGCGTTCACCTCTTGCATCAAGGGCATGGCCTCCATCGATATCGCAGAAAAAAGGCGGCCTCAGGACGGAAGAATCAAGCTCAACACGCGCTCCAAGGAGGTTGAAGTACGCGTCTCCACGGTGCCCACTGCGTTCGGCGAAAAAACCGTATGCAGGATTCAAGACCCTGACTTGCTTTTTATGGATCTGGAAGCGCTGGGCTTTACCCCCTACGACTTGGCCATATTCCAGGGGCTTTTGACTCGTCCATTCGGGATCGTTCTTGTTACGGGACCCACAGGGTCCGGTAAGACCACCACTCTGTACTCGGGCCTGCAGGTCCTCGCCACCGCGGACAGGAACATAACCACCATTGAAGATCCCGTTGAAATGGTGTTCGAGCAATTCAATCAGATTTCCGTAAACCCCGCGATCAGCATGCTGCACAACCCTGAGGAGCGAATGACCTTCGGACCGATACTTCGCCACGTGATGCGCCAGGACCCGGATATAATAATGATAGGGGAAATCAGGGATGAAGAAACGGCATCATTGGCCGTTCAGGCAGCGTTGACCGGCCACCTGGTGTTTTCCACCCTGCACACCAACGATGCTCTGACAGCCATAGGCCGGATGCTGGACCTGAAGATTCCCGCATATCTGTTGTCCACAACCGTCATCGGCCTCCTGGCGCAGCGGTTGATCCGAAGGATATGTCCCTTTTGTGTGACCGAACACTCCGTGACCCTCAAGGACCTCAACAAACGAGGGTTCAATTTCGAGGGCCCTGAAAAGATAGTGCTAAAGCGAGGAAGAGGCTGCCACCAGTGCCGGGACACCGGGTATTTCAAGAGAGAAAGCATATACGAAATTGTCGCTGTTGATGATGACATAAGTAAGCTTGTTGTCGAAAAGCCGGATATGATCGCATTGAAAGAGATGGCAAAAAAGAAAAAGTTTAGTACCTTGTGGGAGAACGCCATAAGAAAAATGCTCAATGGGGTCACCACGGTGGAAGAGGTTTTACGAGTCACTACGCCTGATCCGCAATTCAACGAGCCCATTCATCTCCGAAGAACCATCGCGCATTTGTCGGAAGGCGAATCTGCCGAAATTGGTTGA
- a CDS encoding 50S ribosome-binding GTPase, protein MAYNLILDLPCSERLGDFEALKQKKLEAEKLLAAWAWKSGLSGSFPLITCLMGGTGTGKSTLFNSLAGRKISAVGMRRPCTVKAVILAPGGSGKEIQECPFLRLDPEGNADLVIEEEPETAKIILVDTPDFDSIELSNRVIAENFFIISDVLVFITSQEKYADLTGHQMAERAKQWGKNTVFVMNKVSSDAAFNDFRRALELRGHLSEPIRIERVPGSPELIEGLRTRPGISGLVSAEPERGGSERLRSKELERLNLHTAAALVDLEGALRGQTQRISAVNRKVEDIFEATSDEMEHQLDAIVSDDIEVRSRERLQELLRKYDILFVPRMMIRNALKSIFRSVAELITGQWGGTRAQEDEKQIRSEDFEGTRAAVRLKPLESAVARLNLRIAELLSSDPTLQDIREVAREDVARWGSPKIQELYDQAFPGVEHLLDAEFNRLREGLSSADEIKLYGSYTLWALLLITAEIVVGGGFTLLDALLNTVIVPFIPKWLLKLKVLDVLRDIGRRVDEEHRTALRGILKKQANLYTERFSVLLPDAEALERLRLRRIDVQSQRAR, encoded by the coding sequence GTGGCCTACAACCTAATTCTCGATCTGCCTTGCAGCGAACGTTTGGGCGATTTTGAGGCCCTCAAACAAAAGAAACTTGAAGCCGAAAAGCTGCTCGCCGCCTGGGCGTGGAAATCGGGTCTAAGTGGCTCTTTCCCACTCATAACCTGTTTAATGGGCGGGACAGGAACGGGCAAGAGCACCCTCTTCAACTCCTTGGCCGGCCGGAAGATCAGCGCGGTGGGCATGAGGCGACCTTGCACGGTCAAGGCCGTGATCCTCGCCCCCGGCGGATCGGGAAAAGAGATTCAGGAATGTCCTTTCTTACGTCTCGACCCTGAAGGCAACGCGGACCTCGTTATCGAAGAGGAACCTGAGACCGCCAAAATCATCCTCGTGGATACGCCCGATTTTGACAGCATCGAACTCTCGAACCGTGTGATAGCGGAGAACTTTTTCATAATAAGTGACGTGCTGGTGTTCATAACCTCCCAAGAGAAATACGCGGACCTGACAGGCCATCAGATGGCCGAGCGAGCCAAACAATGGGGGAAGAACACCGTTTTTGTTATGAATAAAGTCAGTTCAGATGCAGCCTTCAACGATTTTCGCCGTGCCCTCGAATTGCGAGGCCACTTATCGGAGCCAATAAGGATCGAACGTGTACCAGGGTCGCCTGAACTGATCGAAGGTCTGCGCACAAGGCCGGGGATTTCCGGATTGGTATCGGCCGAACCCGAGCGCGGAGGTTCAGAAAGACTTCGATCGAAAGAACTGGAAAGGCTGAATCTGCATACCGCAGCGGCCCTTGTGGATCTCGAAGGGGCCCTCCGTGGCCAAACGCAAAGAATATCCGCGGTCAACCGAAAGGTCGAAGACATCTTTGAGGCCACGTCCGATGAGATGGAACACCAGCTTGACGCCATTGTTTCCGATGATATCGAAGTTCGAAGCCGGGAGCGTTTGCAGGAGTTGCTCAGGAAGTACGACATCCTGTTCGTTCCTAGAATGATGATTCGCAATGCGCTGAAGTCAATCTTCCGGTCGGTGGCTGAATTGATTACCGGCCAATGGGGAGGAACGCGGGCCCAGGAAGATGAGAAACAGATCAGGAGCGAGGATTTCGAGGGCACCAGGGCGGCGGTCAGGCTTAAGCCTTTGGAATCTGCGGTGGCTCGGCTTAACCTCAGAATTGCCGAACTGTTGTCGTCGGACCCGACGTTGCAGGATATTCGTGAGGTGGCCCGCGAAGATGTCGCCCGATGGGGTTCGCCAAAGATTCAAGAACTCTACGATCAGGCTTTTCCCGGTGTGGAACATCTCTTGGATGCCGAGTTCAATCGCTTGCGAGAAGGACTCTCATCCGCAGATGAGATCAAGCTTTATGGGTCCTACACGCTTTGGGCTCTGTTGCTTATTACGGCTGAAATAGTAGTCGGTGGCGGCTTTACCCTGCTGGATGCATTGCTGAACACCGTAATCGTGCCCTTCATTCCTAAATGGCTCTTGAAGCTCAAGGTGTTGGACGTGCTGCGCGATATAGGCCGCCGCGTGGACGAAGAACATAGGACGGCCTTGCGAGGAATCCTGAAAAAACAAGCCAATCTGTATACAGAGCGATTCTCAGTGCTTCTGCCCGACGCAGAAGCACTGGAACGGCTTCGCCTCCGTAGGATCGACGTCCAAAGCCAACGAGCGAGGTGA
- a CDS encoding NAD(P)H-dependent oxidoreductase produces the protein MSSHKELLIVYHSQSGNTERLAEAVEQGALKVEGVGVRRIKAAAVTAEQLLDCRALVVCSPEYFGYMAGAIKDFFDRTYEQTREQVVGKSYAVVISAGNDGAGALNSIERIILGYRLRRVQEPVICRGPITEDMLENCRNLGQTLAAGIALGIF, from the coding sequence ATGTCCTCTCACAAAGAGCTTCTCATCGTCTATCATTCGCAGTCCGGCAACACGGAACGCCTAGCAGAAGCAGTGGAGCAAGGCGCTCTGAAAGTGGAAGGCGTCGGAGTGCGCCGAATCAAAGCCGCCGCGGTGACCGCCGAGCAGTTGTTGGACTGTCGGGCTCTGGTCGTATGCAGCCCGGAGTATTTCGGTTATATGGCGGGTGCGATTAAGGACTTCTTTGACAGGACCTATGAACAAACACGTGAGCAGGTAGTCGGCAAATCCTACGCAGTGGTTATTTCCGCAGGCAATGACGGGGCAGGCGCGCTGAACAGTATCGAACGCATTATTCTGGGCTATCGCTTGCGAAGAGTTCAGGAACCGGTCATTTGTAGGGGACCGATAACCGAAGATATGCTTGAAAATTGCCGCAACCTGGGCCAAACTCTCGCGGCCGGAATTGCGCTGGGAATCTTTTGA
- a CDS encoding integration host factor subunit beta: MNKSDLIVALAKDADLPLRKSEEIVNLVFDTMSDALISGDRIEIRGFGSFMVKEYKGYTGRNPKTGDKIAVDEKRLPFFKTGKELREKADDQ; the protein is encoded by the coding sequence ATGAACAAGTCAGATCTCATTGTGGCCCTGGCCAAGGATGCTGATCTTCCCCTACGGAAGTCCGAGGAAATTGTCAATCTGGTCTTTGACACTATGTCCGATGCCCTGATCAGCGGTGATCGAATCGAGATCCGGGGGTTCGGGTCGTTCATGGTCAAAGAATACAAGGGCTACACCGGTAGAAATCCCAAAACTGGCGACAAGATAGCGGTAGATGAGAAAAGGCTCCCTTTCTTCAAGACCGGAAAAGAACTCAGAGAAAAAGCCGACGACCAGTAG
- a CDS encoding insulinase family protein translates to MILVFNFASVIRWMLAAMVVCMLIPTKSDAMENRLKHFTLPNGLQVFVNEDHARKVATIQLWVNVGSADEVGPELGISHLIEHMAFKGTKRRGVGKIASEIEALGGETNAYTSWDETVFHVTVPSSEVSAGMDILTDAVLYPSIDPGELDKEKQVVIEEILEGEERPERKISKLIFKTSYVKSPYQYPIIGFKDLVEKMTREDILTFRKKWYVPENMFLLVVGDVDPSKVRDEAARLTADLKPTGFFRPPKPDEPVQEKIRTAIVRDVNTRETRLSMAFHIPSMQGNDVNALDLVGDILGARESSRLIRVLKKEKGLVNSISAHALTPKSPGIMAVSAGLDSKNLESATKAIMEELALLGKQPPSPEELERAKVHIESQHIYARETVQGMARSIGSFQADLGDAYYEEKYLTLNRAVTPDQISAAVKKYLVPPNLSIAVLLPEKDLPDLKDETLEQIVTPFRPGVAEATATTATAEGVVTRTLGNGIRAVLARDDSNPVVAFRIAFLGGKRFENKENEGIMNFIAQMLNKGTGKMTEVDIARKVEDMGGRLSGFSGYDSFGFAGSFFSRYVDDGLKLLAELVMYPTFPEDKLERERNLIINRIRTEPDRPVQYAINVLNEEVFPHHPYGFVKEGTLTTVAGFTAQDLKQTYERYAVPANMVITAVGDINVQEMMGRIEAAFGAIPPRKFDAPEVPAEQPLTKERNKVVRIPRAKAHLAVGFRGTTLADQDRYALEVLNNILAGQGGRLFLQLRDKESLAYVVTSFVRPGIDPGVFAFYMACDDSKLDQAVKGMFGQVERIRKERVSDEELKRGITNLVGNHLIALQSSWSRAENTALNTLYGLGYDYEKEYVAKISAVTVDDVLKAAKKYLDPAKCAVVKIVPEENESRKE, encoded by the coding sequence ATGATCCTGGTTTTCAACTTCGCATCTGTTATTCGATGGATGCTGGCAGCAATGGTGGTGTGCATGTTGATTCCTACAAAGTCCGATGCCATGGAGAATAGGTTAAAGCATTTTACTTTGCCAAACGGCCTTCAGGTCTTCGTGAATGAAGACCACGCGCGCAAAGTTGCAACCATCCAGTTATGGGTGAATGTCGGGAGCGCGGATGAAGTTGGCCCCGAACTCGGGATCAGTCATCTTATCGAGCACATGGCCTTCAAGGGCACCAAGCGCAGAGGCGTGGGCAAGATCGCGTCCGAGATAGAAGCGCTCGGTGGAGAGACTAATGCGTACACAAGTTGGGATGAAACCGTTTTTCACGTTACAGTGCCTTCCAGCGAAGTCTCGGCCGGTATGGACATACTTACCGACGCTGTGCTGTATCCGTCGATTGATCCAGGGGAGCTTGATAAAGAAAAGCAGGTGGTAATAGAAGAGATCCTGGAAGGAGAGGAGCGGCCGGAACGGAAGATTTCCAAGCTAATTTTCAAAACCTCTTATGTAAAGAGCCCTTACCAGTACCCTATCATAGGATTTAAAGACCTCGTTGAGAAGATGACTCGTGAAGACATTCTTACGTTTCGGAAGAAATGGTACGTGCCCGAAAACATGTTCCTCCTGGTGGTCGGGGACGTGGATCCCTCCAAAGTTCGCGACGAGGCGGCACGGCTGACCGCGGACCTGAAGCCCACCGGTTTTTTCAGGCCTCCGAAGCCCGATGAACCGGTCCAGGAGAAAATCAGAACCGCGATCGTGCGAGATGTCAATACGCGGGAGACTCGCCTCAGCATGGCTTTTCATATCCCCTCCATGCAGGGAAACGACGTGAATGCCCTGGATCTGGTGGGTGACATACTCGGCGCGCGCGAGAGTTCCAGGTTGATCAGGGTCCTAAAGAAGGAGAAGGGGCTCGTAAACTCTATTTCCGCTCATGCACTGACGCCAAAGAGCCCCGGAATCATGGCCGTGTCTGCCGGCCTTGACTCAAAAAACCTGGAATCGGCAACCAAGGCGATAATGGAGGAATTGGCGCTTCTGGGCAAGCAGCCTCCTTCACCCGAAGAATTGGAAAGAGCCAAGGTTCATATTGAGTCCCAGCACATTTACGCCAGGGAGACGGTACAGGGAATGGCAAGGAGTATCGGCAGCTTTCAGGCCGACCTTGGCGACGCGTATTATGAAGAAAAGTATCTCACTTTAAATAGAGCGGTCACCCCGGACCAGATTTCGGCCGCGGTGAAGAAGTATCTAGTGCCGCCCAACCTGTCGATTGCCGTCCTCCTGCCGGAAAAGGACCTGCCTGACCTCAAGGACGAAACCCTTGAGCAAATCGTGACTCCGTTTCGTCCCGGCGTCGCGGAGGCCACGGCAACCACGGCAACTGCAGAAGGCGTGGTGACACGAACCCTCGGAAACGGGATTCGCGCGGTCTTGGCGCGGGATGACTCCAATCCGGTTGTGGCTTTCAGAATTGCATTTCTCGGTGGCAAGCGCTTCGAGAACAAAGAAAATGAAGGCATCATGAATTTCATCGCCCAAATGCTGAACAAAGGCACAGGGAAGATGACCGAAGTTGATATAGCCCGAAAAGTCGAGGACATGGGCGGAAGGCTGTCAGGGTTTTCCGGGTACGATTCCTTTGGCTTCGCGGGAAGTTTTTTCAGCAGATACGTGGACGACGGGCTCAAATTGCTGGCAGAACTCGTCATGTATCCGACCTTCCCGGAAGATAAGCTGGAACGCGAGAGAAACCTGATCATCAATCGTATCAGGACAGAGCCGGATCGCCCGGTGCAATATGCGATCAACGTGCTCAACGAGGAGGTATTTCCGCACCACCCGTACGGATTCGTAAAAGAGGGGACGTTGACTACTGTCGCCGGATTCACGGCACAGGACCTCAAACAAACTTACGAACGGTATGCGGTCCCGGCCAACATGGTCATAACTGCGGTAGGAGACATAAATGTCCAAGAGATGATGGGCCGAATTGAAGCTGCGTTCGGCGCAATTCCGCCGAGGAAATTCGATGCGCCGGAAGTGCCTGCCGAACAGCCGCTGACCAAAGAACGGAATAAGGTGGTTCGTATTCCAAGAGCCAAAGCCCACCTCGCTGTCGGATTTCGTGGCACTACTCTTGCCGATCAGGATCGTTATGCGCTGGAAGTCCTCAACAATATTCTCGCAGGACAGGGAGGGCGGCTCTTCCTGCAACTTAGGGACAAAGAGTCTTTAGCGTACGTGGTCACCTCGTTTGTCCGGCCTGGGATCGATCCGGGAGTGTTCGCGTTCTACATGGCTTGTGACGATAGCAAACTCGATCAGGCTGTTAAGGGGATGTTCGGCCAGGTGGAGCGAATACGCAAAGAGCGTGTGAGCGATGAGGAACTCAAGAGAGGCATCACCAATCTGGTTGGAAATCACTTGATTGCATTGCAGAGTTCCTGGTCCCGGGCTGAAAATACGGCCTTGAACACATTGTATGGTCTGGGATATGATTATGAGAAAGAGTACGTCGCCAAGATATCCGCTGTCACGGTCGACGATGTCCTCAAAGCGGCAAAAAAATATCTCGACCCTGCAAAATGCGCGGTTGTCAAAATCGTGCCCGAAGAAAACGAAAGCAGGAAGGAATAG
- a CDS encoding TVP38/TMEM64 family protein, producing the protein MEPCSPEEKKRLIISLAVLGGMTLVLLVLAATGKLAPLVQTLLETFQGREQLRKYVESWGTAAPAAFVFVQALQVVLAPIPGEFTGAVGGFIFGVAPNVLYSTIGLGVGSAIAFLASRTVGLPLVKLVVPCHCLEKFHFLVNRRGTFIALILFTLPGFPKDILCFILGLSPMGFLTFLWVCTLGRIPGTMMLSFSGSAFYNQDWYLLGLVAVVCLAFIGAFLLARDRIEVWLKKKSGAAF; encoded by the coding sequence GTGGAACCGTGCAGCCCTGAAGAAAAAAAACGTCTTATTATTTCCCTGGCCGTTCTAGGTGGAATGACCCTAGTGCTGCTGGTGCTGGCCGCGACAGGTAAATTGGCGCCCCTCGTGCAAACCTTGTTGGAAACTTTCCAAGGCAGGGAACAACTGCGGAAATATGTGGAAAGCTGGGGTACGGCCGCACCGGCCGCTTTTGTATTCGTGCAGGCCCTCCAAGTGGTGCTCGCCCCCATCCCGGGGGAATTTACCGGCGCAGTCGGCGGCTTTATTTTCGGGGTTGCGCCAAACGTGCTGTACTCGACAATCGGCCTGGGTGTGGGGTCTGCCATAGCTTTTCTTGCGTCGAGAACCGTGGGTCTTCCCTTGGTCAAGCTTGTAGTTCCATGCCACTGCCTGGAGAAATTTCATTTCCTGGTCAATCGTCGCGGAACATTCATAGCGCTGATTCTCTTCACCTTACCGGGTTTTCCGAAAGACATCCTTTGTTTCATCCTCGGCCTGAGCCCCATGGGATTCCTGACTTTTCTCTGGGTTTGCACTTTGGGCCGAATACCCGGAACCATGATGCTGAGTTTCAGCGGTTCCGCGTTTTACAATCAAGATTGGTATTTGCTGGGTCTAGTAGCCGTGGTTTGCCTTGCATTTATTGGAGCCTTTCTTCTTGCAAGGGACAGGATTGAAGTCTGGTTGAAGAAAAAGAGCGGAGCAGCCTTCTGA
- a CDS encoding site-2 protease family protein: MSGWVFSVPLMSILLVHEMGHYLTGRRRHLQVTLPYFIPAIPPLGTFGAFIKIQSPIPDRNVLMEVGAMGPISGAVVAIPLLALGLVASEIQPQVTGGTGFAFGSSIILELLCLLRFGEFSFNATILLHPTALAAWFGLFVTSMNLLPIGQLDGGHVMYALFGPRGARITSFAIFAALIPLGILLWPGWFMFAVLVLILGLKHPPPLYPDMPLDGKRRLVGWIAVILFIMTFIPVPVSYIE, from the coding sequence TTGAGTGGCTGGGTATTTTCCGTGCCGCTCATGTCTATTCTACTGGTGCATGAAATGGGACACTACCTTACGGGGAGACGGCGGCATCTACAGGTGACTCTTCCGTATTTTATTCCCGCAATACCTCCGCTGGGCACGTTCGGCGCGTTCATCAAGATCCAATCCCCGATTCCCGACCGAAACGTCCTTATGGAAGTGGGCGCGATGGGGCCGATTTCAGGGGCTGTGGTTGCCATACCTCTGCTGGCTCTGGGCCTTGTCGCTTCGGAAATCCAGCCTCAGGTCACTGGCGGCACGGGCTTTGCGTTTGGCTCGTCGATTATTCTGGAGTTGCTCTGTTTGCTAAGATTTGGGGAATTCTCTTTCAATGCAACGATCTTATTGCATCCTACCGCGCTTGCGGCCTGGTTCGGGCTCTTCGTGACTTCAATGAACCTGCTGCCCATTGGCCAGCTTGACGGCGGCCATGTCATGTATGCTCTTTTCGGCCCGAGAGGCGCACGTATCACTAGTTTCGCCATCTTTGCCGCGCTTATCCCCCTTGGAATTTTGTTATGGCCCGGTTGGTTCATGTTCGCGGTGCTGGTATTGATACTAGGCCTGAAGCATCCCCCACCGCTGTATCCGGACATGCCTCTGGACGGAAAACGCCGTTTGGTGGGATGGATAGCGGTGATTCTGTTCATCATGACTTTCATACCGGTGCCGGTTTCCTACATCGAATAA